The following coding sequences are from one Frigoribacterium sp. Leaf415 window:
- a CDS encoding glucose-6-phosphate isomerase has protein sequence MTITIAASGDAAQAVETVVPQLVSDLVASGITAQNPTLWGPDAEDESAKRLGWTEAVVVSTPLLDEIDSLRDELAAKGVDHVVLAGMGGSSLAPEVITRTYGVELTVLDATEPGQVLTALADRLERTVLVVSSKSGSTVETASQRKTFEKAFTDAGIDPVERIVVVTDPGSPLDGQAREAGYRVFNADPNIGGRYSALSAFGLVPSGLAGADIRELLAEADAVTVELAQDRADNPGLVLGAVLAGTSPLRDKIAIVGDGTHIVGFPDWAEQLIAESTGKQGRGLLPVVIGTSAPEITAGLHDVQVVRLVANADETREVAPGEVEISGSLGGQIMVWEYAVAVAGRLLDINPFDQPDVESAKIATRALLDDRPEPTPPAFTAEGVEVREVGGVELGDTLESAVAALLSHLSDDGYLSIQAYVDRVANPQLEEIRDLLAARTQRPVTFGWGPRFLHSTGQYHKGGPANGVFLQITQVPETDLEIPDSPFTFGQLVQAQAAGDAKVLAEHGRPVLTLTVTDVAAALPVITAALR, from the coding sequence GTGACCATCACCATCGCTGCCAGCGGAGACGCGGCACAGGCGGTCGAGACGGTCGTCCCGCAGCTCGTGAGTGACCTCGTCGCCTCGGGAATCACGGCTCAGAACCCCACCCTGTGGGGACCTGACGCCGAGGACGAGTCGGCCAAGCGGCTCGGCTGGACCGAGGCCGTCGTGGTCTCGACCCCGCTGCTCGACGAGATCGACTCGTTGCGCGACGAACTCGCCGCCAAGGGCGTCGACCATGTCGTGCTCGCGGGCATGGGCGGTTCGTCGCTCGCGCCCGAGGTCATCACGCGCACCTACGGCGTCGAGCTCACCGTGCTCGACGCCACGGAGCCCGGCCAGGTCCTCACTGCTCTCGCCGACCGTCTCGAGCGCACCGTGCTCGTCGTGTCGTCGAAGTCGGGCTCGACCGTCGAGACGGCCAGCCAGCGCAAGACGTTCGAGAAGGCGTTCACCGACGCCGGCATCGACCCCGTCGAGCGCATCGTCGTGGTCACCGACCCGGGTTCGCCCCTCGACGGCCAGGCTCGTGAGGCCGGTTACCGCGTCTTCAACGCCGACCCCAACATCGGCGGGCGCTACTCGGCCCTCTCGGCGTTCGGCCTCGTGCCGTCCGGCCTCGCCGGTGCCGACATCCGCGAGCTGCTCGCCGAGGCCGACGCCGTCACGGTCGAGTTGGCTCAGGACCGTGCCGACAACCCCGGCCTCGTGTTGGGCGCCGTGCTGGCCGGGACCTCCCCGCTGCGTGACAAGATCGCGATCGTCGGTGACGGCACCCACATCGTCGGATTCCCGGACTGGGCCGAACAGCTCATCGCCGAGTCGACCGGCAAGCAGGGTCGCGGCCTGCTCCCCGTGGTGATCGGCACCTCCGCCCCCGAGATCACGGCGGGTCTGCACGACGTGCAGGTCGTCCGTCTCGTGGCGAACGCCGACGAGACCCGTGAGGTCGCTCCCGGCGAGGTCGAGATCTCGGGTTCGCTCGGCGGCCAGATCATGGTCTGGGAGTACGCCGTCGCTGTGGCCGGGCGTCTGCTCGACATCAACCCGTTCGACCAGCCCGACGTCGAGTCGGCCAAGATCGCGACGCGTGCGCTGCTCGACGACCGTCCCGAGCCCACTCCCCCGGCCTTCACGGCCGAGGGCGTCGAGGTCCGCGAGGTCGGAGGCGTCGAGTTGGGTGACACGCTCGAGTCGGCCGTGGCCGCGCTGCTCTCGCACCTGAGCGACGACGGTTACCTCTCGATCCAGGCGTACGTGGACCGCGTGGCGAACCCGCAGCTCGAAGAGATCCGCGACCTGCTCGCGGCGCGCACGCAACGTCCGGTCACCTTCGGGTGGGGGCCGCGCTTCTTGCACTCGACGGGCCAGTACCACAAGGGCGGCCCCGCCAACGGTGTCTTCCTGCAGATCACGCAGGTGCCCGAGACGGACCTCGAGATCCCGGACAGCCCGTTCACGTTCGGGCAGCTCGTGCAGGCACAGGCCGCCGGTGACGCGAAGGTCCTGGCCGAGCACGGTCGTCCCGTGCTCACGCTGACGGTGACCGACGTGGCCGCCGCGCTGCCGGTCATCACCGCCGCACTCCGCTGA
- a CDS encoding GNAT family N-acetyltransferase has product MSTFDWTVRPASPDDVGPLTDLKLVVLRPEFERLGIWNPPRHRARFVREFVADETRVVEGDQRLLGCIALHPDGDTTWLRHFYLAEEARGRGIGTALLTEAIGSVTTGSITLDVLTGSRAVSLYERTGFVVVDQDDVDTVMRRE; this is encoded by the coding sequence GTGAGCACGTTCGACTGGACGGTCCGTCCGGCGAGCCCGGACGACGTCGGACCACTGACCGATCTGAAGCTCGTCGTCCTGAGGCCCGAGTTCGAGCGTCTCGGCATCTGGAACCCGCCCCGCCACCGTGCTCGCTTCGTGCGCGAGTTCGTCGCCGACGAGACGCGCGTCGTCGAGGGCGACCAGCGCCTCCTCGGCTGCATCGCCCTGCACCCGGACGGCGACACGACCTGGCTCCGTCACTTCTACCTGGCCGAGGAGGCGCGAGGTCGCGGCATCGGGACCGCCCTGCTCACCGAGGCGATCGGCTCGGTCACCACGGGGTCGATCACCCTCGACGTGCTCACCGGCAGTCGTGCCGTGTCGCTCTACGAGCGCACGGGATTCGTCGTCGTCGACCAGGACGACGTCGACACCGTCATGCGTCGCGAGTAG
- a CDS encoding RNA polymerase-binding protein RbpA, producing the protein MASGGSAIRGSRVGAGPMGEQDRGFHAERITISYWDALGNEVVRHFAANVPDEEIPETVDSPSSGLPAGRDKANPPTVAKLEPYKTHLAYVKERRTEEEAEQLLEEALQQLRVRRGKA; encoded by the coding sequence ATGGCCTCGGGCGGTAGTGCAATCCGCGGTTCGCGCGTCGGCGCGGGCCCCATGGGTGAACAAGATCGAGGCTTCCACGCCGAGCGGATCACCATCTCGTACTGGGACGCCCTCGGCAACGAGGTCGTGCGTCACTTCGCGGCCAACGTGCCCGACGAAGAGATCCCCGAGACCGTCGACTCGCCCTCGAGCGGGCTGCCTGCAGGTCGCGACAAGGCGAACCCACCGACGGTCGCCAAGCTCGAGCCCTACAAGACTCACCTCGCCTACGTGAAAGAGCGACGGACCGAAGAAGAAGCCGAGCAATTGCTCGAAGAGGCTCTCCAGCAGTTGCGCGTCCGACGCGGCAAGGCCTGA
- the tal gene encoding transaldolase, producing the protein MTDSNTAQLSAAGVSIWLDDLSRERINAGGLQKLIAERNVVGVTTNPTIFASALAKGEAYDDQVALLAKTGVSVTDAVFEITTDDVTRACDIFREVYDTTDGFDGRVSIEVEPGLAHDAQGTIDQAVKLAAKVGRPNALIKIPATVEGLEAITAVIAQGISVNVTLIFSLERYRAVINAYLTGLEQAKAAGIDITEIHSVASFFVSRVDTEIDKRLDAVGTDEAKALKGKAGVANAQLAYEVYQQAFDTERAKGLLAAGANKQRPLWASTGVKDPAVLDTTYVVELVAQDVVNTMPEKTLEATFDHGEIRGDTISASYASANETMDAIAAQGVSYDDVTETLEKEGVEKFIVSWNELLDTVTAALEAAKPAGESK; encoded by the coding sequence ATGACTGATTCGAACACCGCACAGCTCTCCGCCGCCGGCGTGAGCATCTGGCTCGACGACCTGTCGCGCGAGCGCATCAACGCGGGCGGCCTGCAGAAGCTGATCGCCGAGCGCAACGTCGTCGGCGTCACCACCAACCCCACGATCTTCGCCTCGGCTCTGGCCAAGGGCGAGGCCTACGACGACCAGGTCGCCCTGCTCGCCAAGACCGGTGTCAGCGTCACCGACGCCGTCTTCGAGATCACGACCGACGACGTCACCCGTGCCTGCGACATCTTCCGCGAGGTCTACGACACGACCGACGGCTTCGACGGCCGCGTCTCGATCGAGGTCGAGCCGGGCCTGGCACACGACGCCCAGGGCACCATCGACCAGGCGGTCAAGCTGGCCGCCAAGGTCGGTCGCCCCAACGCCCTCATCAAGATCCCGGCGACCGTCGAGGGTCTCGAGGCCATCACCGCCGTCATCGCCCAGGGCATCAGCGTCAACGTGACGTTGATCTTCAGCCTCGAGCGCTACCGCGCCGTCATCAACGCGTACCTCACGGGTCTCGAGCAGGCCAAGGCCGCCGGCATCGACATCACCGAGATCCACTCGGTCGCCTCGTTCTTCGTGTCGCGCGTCGACACCGAGATCGACAAGCGCCTCGACGCCGTCGGAACGGACGAGGCCAAGGCCCTCAAGGGCAAGGCCGGCGTGGCCAACGCCCAGCTCGCCTACGAGGTCTACCAGCAGGCCTTCGACACCGAGCGGGCCAAGGGCCTCCTCGCTGCCGGTGCCAACAAGCAGCGCCCCCTCTGGGCCTCGACCGGCGTCAAGGACCCCGCGGTCCTCGACACCACCTACGTGGTCGAGCTCGTCGCCCAGGACGTCGTCAACACGATGCCCGAGAAGACGCTCGAGGCGACCTTCGACCACGGTGAGATCCGTGGCGACACGATCAGCGCCTCCTACGCCTCGGCCAACGAGACCATGGACGCCATCGCCGCGCAGGGCGTCTCGTACGACGACGTGACCGAGACCCTCGAGAAAGAGGGCGTCGAGAAGTTCATCGTGTCGTGGAACGAGCTGCTCGACACGGTCACGGCGGCCCTCGAGGCAGCCAAGCCCGCCGGGGAGTCCAAGTGA
- the pgl gene encoding 6-phosphogluconolactonase, whose translation MTNERRVLVHPDKESLGASVAARFITKIIDVLEEQNYASVVVSGGSVSTLVLAAINASPARDSVDWSKVSIWWADERWVAAGDSDRNDTQAGIDLLDHIGLLPENVHRFGAVGDYADVEAAAVAYRDELRRHAQADDEAPRFDITLLGVGPDGHVASLFPDKPQIRQLEPTVLTIDDSPKPPPVRLTLSLPVINNSQRVWMILAGAEKASSLGLALAGAGADQVPVAGVKGRKRTVFFVDQDAAAEVPENLIASTY comes from the coding sequence GTGACGAACGAACGCCGGGTGCTGGTCCACCCCGACAAAGAATCGCTGGGTGCGTCCGTGGCCGCCCGCTTCATCACCAAGATCATCGACGTGCTCGAAGAGCAGAACTACGCGTCGGTCGTCGTGAGCGGCGGGTCGGTGAGCACGCTCGTGCTGGCGGCCATCAACGCGTCGCCGGCCCGCGACAGCGTCGACTGGTCCAAGGTCTCGATCTGGTGGGCCGACGAACGGTGGGTTGCCGCCGGAGACTCCGACCGCAACGACACACAGGCCGGCATCGATCTGCTCGACCACATCGGGTTGCTGCCCGAGAACGTCCACCGTTTCGGTGCTGTCGGTGACTACGCCGACGTCGAGGCAGCGGCCGTCGCCTACCGCGACGAGCTCCGCCGGCACGCGCAGGCCGACGACGAGGCCCCGCGCTTCGACATCACCCTTCTCGGTGTCGGTCCCGACGGCCACGTGGCCTCTCTGTTCCCCGACAAGCCGCAGATCCGTCAGCTCGAGCCGACCGTGCTCACGATTGACGACTCCCCCAAGCCGCCGCCGGTGCGCCTGACGCTGAGCCTGCCGGTGATCAACAACTCGCAGCGCGTCTGGATGATCCTCGCCGGAGCCGAGAAGGCCTCGTCGCTGGGGCTCGCCCTCGCGGGTGCCGGGGCGGACCAGGTGCCGGTGGCCGGGGTCAAGGGGCGCAAGCGCACCGTCTTCTTCGTGGACCAGGACGCCGCGGCCGAGGTCCCCGAGAACTTGATCGCCTCCACGTACTGA
- a CDS encoding glucose-6-phosphate dehydrogenase assembly protein OpcA → MIVDLPDSTISRVLKTLVKIREEGGAVALGRVLTLIISTRLGDEEEAIEAANDASREHPMRVIVVSTSTGVDDGEGRLDAQIRVGGDAGASEVILLRAYGETASDEEGLVTGLLLPDAPVVAWWPKTAPAVVSESPLGRIAQRRITDAASQSNPRQSIIDLARSYAPGDTDFAWTRLTLWRAQLAAVLDQPPYESVTEVGVSGAPDSPSTLLLAAWLRLQLQVPVDGELTTRATGSSGIHGVQLVRASGSIVLERSVDDVATLTQPGQPTHDLALPRRSLRDCLAEELRRLDPDDLFGNVVRHGVGQLSEPVQSN, encoded by the coding sequence GTGATCGTCGACCTGCCCGACAGCACCATCAGCCGCGTCCTGAAGACGCTGGTCAAGATCAGGGAAGAAGGAGGCGCGGTCGCGTTGGGCCGTGTCCTCACCCTGATCATCTCCACCCGTCTCGGTGACGAGGAAGAAGCCATCGAGGCCGCGAACGACGCCTCCCGCGAACACCCCATGAGGGTCATCGTCGTGTCCACGTCGACCGGCGTCGACGACGGCGAGGGACGGCTCGACGCTCAGATCCGCGTGGGGGGCGACGCCGGTGCCAGCGAGGTCATCCTGCTCCGGGCCTACGGTGAGACCGCGAGCGACGAAGAGGGGCTCGTCACCGGGCTCCTCCTTCCCGACGCTCCCGTCGTGGCGTGGTGGCCCAAGACCGCTCCCGCCGTCGTCTCGGAGTCTCCGCTGGGGCGCATCGCGCAACGGCGCATCACCGACGCCGCCAGTCAGTCGAACCCGCGCCAGTCGATCATCGACCTCGCCCGCAGCTACGCTCCCGGTGACACCGACTTCGCCTGGACCCGGCTCACCCTGTGGCGGGCACAGCTCGCCGCGGTGCTCGACCAGCCGCCCTACGAGTCGGTCACCGAGGTCGGTGTCTCCGGTGCGCCCGACTCCCCCTCGACGCTGCTCCTGGCCGCCTGGCTGCGTCTGCAGCTCCAGGTTCCCGTCGACGGCGAGTTGACGACCCGGGCGACCGGCTCGAGCGGCATCCACGGGGTCCAACTCGTCCGCGCCTCCGGGTCCATCGTCCTCGAACGTTCCGTCGACGACGTCGCGACACTGACCCAACCAGGCCAGCCCACGCACGATCTCGCGCTGCCACGCCGCTCGCTGCGCGACTGCCTGGCCGAGGAACTCCGTAGACTCGACCCCGACGACCTGTTCGGGAACGTCGTGAGACACGGGGTCGGCCAACTGAGCGAACCCGTCCAGAGCAACTAG
- the tkt gene encoding transketolase, with the protein MADLQWESIDNKAVDTVRVLAADAVEKVGNGHPGTAMSLAPAAYLLFQKVMRRDPSDSTWIGRDRFILSVGHSSLTQYIQFYLGGYGLELDDLEALRTWGSKTPGHPEYGHTDGIEITTGPLGQGFASSVGFAYAARFERGLFDPDAAPGTSPFDHFVYVIAGDGDMQEGVTSEAASLAGHQKLGNLVAIYDSNQISIEDDTNIAFTEDVHKRFESYDWDVQVVDWKKTGEYVEDVAELHDAIEKAKAVTDKPSLIILKTIIGWPSPKKQNSGKIHGSALGADEVAGLKSVLGFDPEKSFDVDPAVLEHTRKAVERGQAQHAEWDEKLAAWASANPDKKVMLDRILANELPEGIEEALPVFEAGKDVSTRAASGKVINALAGVVPELWGGSADLAESNLTTITGSKSFVPTEWSTDEWSGDPYGRVLHFGIREHAMGAILNGITLHGNTRPFGGTFLIFSDYMRPAVRLAALMKSPAIYVWTHDSVALGEDGPTHQPIEQLASLRAIPDLDVVRPADANETAWAWATILERHHGPAGIALSRQNLPVFERGTGDAEGDTFASAKNVAKGAYVLAEAPGGTPDVIFVATGSEVQIAVEAREVLRGEGINARVVSAPSIEWFDEQSDEYKEAVLPAAVKARVSIEAGVAMPWRGIVGDAGRSVSIEHFGASADYKTLFKQFGMTTEAAVAAAKDSIAAL; encoded by the coding sequence GTGGCAGATCTGCAATGGGAATCCATTGACAACAAAGCAGTAGACACGGTCCGCGTCCTCGCGGCCGACGCGGTCGAGAAGGTCGGCAACGGCCACCCGGGCACCGCGATGAGCCTGGCGCCCGCCGCCTACCTGCTCTTCCAGAAGGTCATGCGTCGTGACCCGAGCGACAGCACCTGGATCGGTCGCGACCGGTTCATCCTGTCCGTCGGCCACAGCTCGCTGACGCAGTACATCCAGTTCTACCTGGGTGGCTACGGTCTCGAGCTCGACGACCTCGAGGCCCTGCGCACCTGGGGCTCCAAGACCCCCGGCCACCCCGAGTACGGCCACACCGACGGCATCGAGATCACGACCGGCCCGCTGGGCCAGGGCTTCGCCAGCTCGGTGGGCTTCGCCTACGCCGCCCGCTTCGAGCGTGGCCTCTTCGACCCCGACGCCGCGCCCGGCACGAGCCCGTTCGACCACTTCGTCTACGTCATCGCCGGTGACGGCGACATGCAAGAGGGCGTCACGAGCGAGGCCGCGTCGCTGGCCGGCCACCAGAAGCTCGGCAACCTCGTCGCCATCTACGACTCGAACCAGATCTCGATCGAGGACGACACCAACATCGCCTTCACCGAGGACGTCCACAAGCGCTTCGAGTCCTACGACTGGGACGTCCAGGTCGTCGACTGGAAGAAGACCGGCGAGTACGTCGAGGACGTCGCCGAACTGCACGACGCCATCGAGAAGGCCAAGGCCGTCACCGACAAGCCCTCGCTGATCATCCTCAAGACGATCATCGGCTGGCCCTCGCCCAAGAAGCAGAACTCCGGCAAGATCCACGGTTCGGCCCTCGGAGCCGACGAGGTCGCCGGTCTGAAGTCGGTCCTCGGCTTCGACCCCGAGAAGTCGTTCGACGTCGACCCCGCCGTCCTCGAGCACACCCGCAAGGCCGTCGAGCGCGGCCAGGCCCAGCACGCCGAGTGGGACGAGAAGCTCGCCGCCTGGGCGTCGGCCAACCCCGACAAGAAGGTCATGCTCGACCGCATCCTCGCGAACGAGCTGCCCGAGGGCATCGAAGAAGCACTCCCCGTCTTCGAGGCCGGCAAGGACGTCTCCACCCGCGCCGCGTCGGGCAAGGTCATCAACGCCCTCGCCGGTGTCGTGCCCGAGCTCTGGGGCGGCTCGGCCGACCTGGCCGAGTCGAACCTCACGACGATCACGGGCTCGAAGTCGTTCGTGCCGACCGAGTGGTCGACCGACGAGTGGAGCGGCGACCCCTACGGTCGCGTGCTGCACTTCGGCATCCGCGAGCACGCGATGGGCGCCATCCTCAACGGCATCACGCTGCACGGCAACACGCGCCCGTTCGGTGGCACCTTCCTGATCTTCAGCGACTACATGCGCCCCGCGGTCCGTCTCGCGGCACTGATGAAGTCGCCTGCGATCTACGTCTGGACCCACGACTCCGTGGCCCTCGGCGAGGACGGCCCGACCCACCAGCCGATCGAGCAGCTCGCCTCCCTGCGGGCGATCCCCGACCTCGACGTCGTGCGTCCTGCCGACGCGAACGAGACGGCCTGGGCCTGGGCGACCATCCTCGAGCGCCACCACGGCCCCGCCGGCATCGCGCTCAGCCGTCAGAACCTGCCCGTCTTCGAGCGCGGTACCGGTGACGCCGAGGGCGACACCTTCGCGTCGGCGAAGAACGTCGCGAAGGGCGCCTACGTCCTGGCCGAGGCGCCGGGCGGAACGCCCGACGTGATCTTCGTCGCCACCGGCTCCGAGGTGCAGATCGCCGTCGAGGCCCGTGAGGTCCTGCGCGGCGAGGGCATCAACGCCCGCGTCGTCTCGGCTCCGAGCATCGAATGGTTCGACGAGCAGAGCGACGAGTACAAAGAGGCCGTCCTCCCGGCCGCCGTCAAGGCCCGCGTCTCGATCGAGGCCGGCGTGGCCATGCCGTGGCGCGGCATCGTCGGCGACGCCGGTCGCAGCGTGTCGATCGAGCACTTCGGTGCCTCGGCCGACTACAAGACGCTGTTCAAGCAGTTCGGCATGACGACCGAAGCCGCCGTCGCCGCCGCCAAGGACTCGATCGCCGCTCTCTGA
- the zwf gene encoding glucose-6-phosphate dehydrogenase — MSPVPITPESNPLRLPSDRRLNRIAGPSGLIIFGVTGDLSRKKLMPAVYDLANRGLLPPGFALVGFARREFEGQDFEQVVYQAVKDHARTPFDEDVWRQLKEGFRFVQGVFDDADAFARLKDTIEELDRERGTMGNHAFYLSIPPKAFPMVTEQLRNSGLAEEKDGAWRRVVIEKPFGSDLKTARELNAVVETVFEPDSVFRIDHYLGKETVQNLLTLRFANQMYEPLWNSNYVDHVQITMAEDIGVGGRAGYYDGIGAARDVIQNHLLQLLALTAMEEPVTFAARDLRAEKEKILSAVRLPADLATGTARGQYAGGWQGGEKVLGFLDEEGMDPESTTETFAAIKLEIATRRWAGVPFYLRAGKRLGRRVTEIAVVFKQVPENIFGTQTSLGQNALVIRVQPDEGVTLRFGSKVPGIGTQVRDVTMDFGYGHAFTEASPEAYERLILDVLLGDPPLFPRHEEVELSWKILDPIEEFWATRGQPEQYRPGTWGPASADELMARDGRTWRRP; from the coding sequence ATGTCACCGGTGCCGATCACGCCGGAGTCCAACCCGCTGAGGTTGCCCTCCGACCGACGTCTCAACCGCATCGCCGGCCCGAGCGGCCTGATCATCTTCGGCGTGACGGGTGACCTCTCCCGCAAGAAGCTCATGCCCGCCGTCTACGACCTCGCCAACCGTGGCCTGTTGCCACCCGGCTTCGCACTCGTCGGTTTCGCGCGACGTGAGTTCGAGGGCCAGGACTTCGAGCAGGTCGTCTACCAAGCCGTCAAGGACCACGCCCGCACGCCGTTCGACGAAGACGTCTGGCGCCAGCTCAAAGAGGGTTTCCGTTTCGTCCAGGGGGTCTTCGACGACGCCGACGCGTTCGCTCGGCTCAAGGACACCATCGAGGAGCTCGATCGCGAGCGCGGCACGATGGGGAACCACGCGTTCTACCTCTCGATCCCGCCCAAGGCCTTCCCGATGGTCACCGAGCAGCTTCGCAACTCAGGGCTGGCCGAGGAGAAGGACGGTGCGTGGCGACGCGTCGTCATCGAGAAGCCCTTCGGCAGCGACCTCAAGACGGCGCGCGAGCTCAACGCCGTCGTCGAGACGGTGTTCGAGCCCGACAGCGTGTTCCGCATCGACCACTACCTCGGCAAAGAGACGGTGCAGAACCTGCTCACGCTGCGGTTCGCCAACCAGATGTACGAACCCCTCTGGAACTCCAACTACGTGGACCACGTCCAGATCACCATGGCCGAGGACATCGGCGTCGGCGGCCGGGCCGGCTATTACGACGGCATCGGTGCCGCCCGCGACGTCATCCAGAACCACCTCCTCCAACTGCTCGCCCTGACGGCGATGGAAGAGCCGGTCACGTTCGCCGCCCGCGACCTCCGGGCCGAGAAGGAGAAGATCCTGTCGGCCGTCCGCCTGCCCGCCGACCTCGCCACGGGCACCGCGCGGGGCCAGTACGCCGGGGGGTGGCAGGGCGGAGAGAAGGTCCTCGGCTTCCTCGACGAAGAGGGCATGGACCCCGAGAGCACGACGGAGACCTTCGCCGCCATCAAGCTCGAGATCGCCACCCGACGCTGGGCGGGCGTGCCCTTCTACCTCCGTGCCGGCAAGCGTCTCGGGCGTCGCGTGACCGAGATCGCCGTCGTCTTCAAGCAGGTGCCCGAGAACATCTTCGGCACCCAGACGTCCCTGGGCCAGAACGCTCTCGTGATCCGGGTCCAGCCCGACGAGGGAGTGACCCTCCGGTTCGGGTCCAAGGTGCCCGGCATCGGCACGCAGGTCCGCGACGTCACCATGGACTTCGGCTACGGTCACGCCTTCACCGAGGCGAGCCCGGAAGCCTACGAACGTCTGATCCTCGACGTCCTCCTCGGCGATCCCCCCTTGTTCCCCAGGCACGAGGAGGTCGAGCTCTCGTGGAAGATCCTCGACCCGATCGAGGAGTTCTGGGCCACCCGAGGCCAGCCCGAACAGTACCGACCCGGCACGTGGGGCCCCGCCTCGGCCGATGAACTCATGGCCCGTGACGGCCGCACCTGGAGGCGTCCGTGA
- the secG gene encoding preprotein translocase subunit SecG codes for MEILQVILQVLLGITSLLLTLLILLHRGRGGGLSDMFGGGVTSNLGASGVAERNLNRITVFLGLVWITCIVVLGLITKFAAVS; via the coding sequence GTGGAAATTCTCCAGGTCATCCTGCAGGTGTTGCTCGGCATCACGAGCCTCCTGCTGACCCTCCTCATCCTGCTCCACCGCGGTCGCGGCGGCGGTCTGTCCGACATGTTCGGCGGTGGTGTCACGAGCAACCTCGGGGCGTCCGGCGTCGCCGAGCGCAACCTGAACCGCATCACGGTCTTCCTGGGTCTCGTCTGGATCACCTGCATCGTGGTCCTGGGCCTCATCACCAAGTTCGCGGCGGTCAGCTGA
- a CDS encoding heme o synthase, giving the protein MTAAVDIRPDTSPRGFRRKARAYVALTKPRVMELLLVTTAPTMFLAQGGIPNLWLVAATLIGGALSAGSASAFNCYIDRDIDRIMKRTQGRPLVTGDVSDREALVFSYVVGVASIVWLALTVNLLSAALSLGAILFYVVVYTLWLKRRTPQNIVWGGIAGCMPVLIGWAAVTNDLSWSAVILFMVIFLWTPPHYWPLSMKYRDDYAAADVPMLAVVRGRSIVGLQVILYAWATVVCSLILVPVAGMGTLYTVVALASGAWFVWESHRLYSRAIQQVAEVRPMRVFHSSITYLTLLFVAVGVDPLLPF; this is encoded by the coding sequence ATGACCGCAGCCGTTGACATCCGCCCCGACACGTCACCCCGGGGCTTCCGTCGCAAGGCTCGGGCGTACGTCGCCCTCACGAAGCCCCGCGTGATGGAGCTCCTGCTCGTCACCACGGCGCCGACGATGTTCCTGGCCCAGGGCGGCATCCCCAACCTGTGGCTCGTGGCGGCGACGCTGATCGGCGGCGCCCTGAGCGCCGGCTCGGCCTCGGCCTTCAACTGCTACATCGATCGCGACATCGACCGCATCATGAAGCGCACGCAGGGTCGGCCGCTCGTCACGGGAGACGTCAGCGACCGCGAGGCGCTCGTCTTCTCGTACGTGGTCGGCGTCGCGTCGATCGTCTGGCTCGCCCTCACGGTGAACCTGCTCTCGGCGGCACTCTCGCTCGGCGCCATCCTGTTCTACGTCGTCGTCTACACGCTCTGGCTCAAACGCCGCACCCCGCAGAACATCGTGTGGGGCGGCATCGCCGGGTGCATGCCCGTGCTCATCGGCTGGGCCGCCGTCACGAACGACCTCTCGTGGTCGGCCGTCATCCTCTTCATGGTGATCTTCCTCTGGACGCCGCCGCACTACTGGCCGTTGTCGATGAAGTACCGCGACGACTACGCCGCGGCCGACGTCCCGATGCTCGCCGTGGTGCGCGGCCGGTCCATCGTCGGCCTGCAGGTCATCCTCTACGCCTGGGCCACCGTGGTCTGTTCCCTGATCCTCGTGCCCGTCGCCGGCATGGGCACGCTCTACACGGTCGTGGCCCTGGCCAGCGGCGCCTGGTTCGTGTGGGAGTCACACCGGCTCTACAGCCGTGCCATCCAGCAGGTCGCCGAGGTCCGGCCGATGCGTGTCTTCCACAGCTCGATCACGTACCTCACGTTGCTGTTCGTCGCCGTAGGCGTCGACCCCCTCCTCCCGTTCTAG